A stretch of Veillonellales bacterium DNA encodes these proteins:
- a CDS encoding 2-hydroxyacyl-CoA dehydratase family protein, with the protein MRSKAMDIFKEAAATIYNSEVAAWKEKGGKVAGYFYPAVPEEILTAAGVLAFGIRGTGSRGTEMADAHFRQLNCGYTRSTFDQILQGEYNFLDGAVVFNQCDHLRRIYDNWLTIPNNPCYAFIYLPKKCDALAREFFEKEIIQFKKKTEEKFGVVITDDRLKEAIAVHNETRRLQRKIYDLKKLPVPPLSGADTMAIMLAATAMPRTRYNELVKELLSELSKQPDNPSAGKKRLLYIGSHTDDIKFMETLESQGAMIVVDDTSFGYKATEGEISTNGDPLQAIIDYYFYTRAVTQRQYGTVDKRLERITEIIKIFRIDGVITARLAECDQIAFEQFILKDFLKKSNIPSLDLEVEYILDSVGQLKTRVQAFLETMEEV; encoded by the coding sequence ATGAGATCAAAAGCAATGGATATTTTTAAAGAAGCCGCAGCAACGATCTATAATTCAGAAGTTGCCGCCTGGAAAGAAAAAGGCGGTAAGGTGGCAGGATATTTTTATCCGGCAGTACCGGAGGAAATATTAACAGCCGCCGGTGTTCTTGCGTTTGGTATCCGGGGAACAGGAAGCAGGGGAACGGAAATGGCAGATGCTCATTTTCGTCAATTAAACTGCGGCTATACGCGATCCACTTTCGACCAGATTTTGCAGGGTGAATATAACTTCTTAGACGGCGCAGTTGTATTTAATCAATGTGATCATTTGCGGAGAATTTATGATAATTGGCTTACCATACCCAATAACCCTTGTTATGCATTTATTTATTTACCGAAAAAATGCGATGCTCTTGCCCGGGAGTTTTTTGAAAAAGAAATTATTCAATTCAAGAAGAAAACAGAAGAAAAATTCGGTGTAGTGATTACAGATGACAGGCTTAAAGAAGCCATTGCCGTACACAATGAAACACGGCGGCTGCAGCGTAAAATCTATGACCTCAAAAAGCTGCCGGTTCCGCCGCTCAGTGGTGCTGATACAATGGCAATCATGCTGGCGGCTACGGCGATGCCAAGAACTCGTTATAACGAATTAGTAAAAGAATTGCTGAGCGAATTATCTAAGCAACCGGATAACCCATCTGCCGGCAAAAAACGGCTGCTTTATATTGGAAGTCATACAGATGATATTAAATTTATGGAAACTTTGGAAAGCCAGGGCGCTATGATTGTGGTAGACGACACTAGTTTTGGCTATAAAGCGACCGAAGGTGAAATCTCGACAAACGGCGATCCGCTGCAAGCAATTATTGATTACTATTTTTATACGCGAGCGGTTACTCAGCGTCAGTACGGCACTGTCGATAAACGACTGGAGCGCATAACAGAAATTATAAAAATATTCCGAATTGATGGTGTTATTACAGCTCGGTTAGCAGAATGTGACCAAATTGCATTTGAACAATTTATTTTAAAGGATTTCCTTAAAAAGTCCAATATTCCCAGCTTGGATTTGGAAGTAGAATATATTTTA